Genomic segment of Cytobacillus suaedae:
GCTAATGTTGAAATCCCTTTGAACAGAGAAAGGATTTGTGTTTGATCAAGTTTAGGAGACATTACTAATGAACGAAGTAATCCATCCTTCATCAATCTTTCAATTCCAAGTGTTGCTACTAGATTTCCTTTTGGATCTTCCATCAATATGAAGTTATCCACAATTGTTTCCACTCCATCTGCATTTACATTGGCCTGTCCTAAAAATTCCTTTAATCGATTTATATCATTTTCATTAGCTACTCTAATTTCTACTAACATAAAAATTCCACCTCATTAATTAGATTTCTATTATCTAATCTATGAGATGGAATGAAAATTAGAACATTTTCTATTAAAATTAACTAAATAATGATGTAAAAAATTCAACTAAGAAGAATTTTACTTTAACTTCTTCTTCTTTCGTAGTTGTTTCTTGCCCTTTCTTCTCTTGCTCATCTGCTATTTGCGGATCAACTGCTTCTCCGTTTGAAAAGTCTAGGAAACATAATGGAGGAAATAACACGCACCACCAGTTCGCACCTTTTGCCTCACCTAACGTAATTAGAATTGCTTCATATTGACCTGCAGGGTATATGAAGTTGCCATAAAGCTTTGTTGGAAACTCAACATTATTTTGAAAATCTACTGTATAGGCTTGGTCGATTCCTTCTTCTATTAACGTTTGCTCAACGATTTGTTCAATATCATTTATACGGCTTTTGATTAGCTGTCTTGCCGCATCAATTGAAGTAAGTTCTTCTACCCATTTTGTGATTTCTGCATTAACCTCATCGCGAATCTTTCTTTTTAATTCTTGATCTTTGCTAGAGTCACTATTTGCTAGAATTCGTAAACGAATGGCTTCTTCTGGGATGACAACAGGCTCGGTTGCTGCCTGAGCTGAATATTGTTCCTGGTAAATTCCGATATTGGCTCCGATTAATAATAGTAGCATGTATATGATAATTGCGTTTTGTTTTTTCATTTTAACTAGCACCGCCCCTTCACTAAGACAGTCTAGACAACAGATTCTATTCTTAAACTAGTAAAATGAAAAAAATCTATTAAACTTTTAAAAAGCTTTTTTCTTAAGGATTATTGTTAGTCACTATAAACTTAGACCGTTACTTTTCGCTGCAGGCATTTGCTTTCCGCGGGGAGGAAGTCGAGCCTCCTCGGCGCTAGCGCCTGTGGGGTCTCGACCTTTCCTCTACGTCCCGCAGGAGTCAAATGCCTTCCGCTCCAATCCACTCTTTAAATACAATAAAGTAAACTACCTTTACGTAAAAGTTATAAAAAAAGTGCCTCATAATATGAAGACACTTTACTTAATCTTTAAAAGCCTATTTCCGCAAATACCATTCTGTCTTTACCATTAATGTCGTTGGCGACTTCGACTTTGGCTGATGGGAAAGTTGTAGTTAGTAAGTCAGCAACTAATTGTCCTTGTCCAACTCCTACTTCAAAGGCAATTAGACCTCTATCTTTTAATACTTGAGGAATTTCGTCCATAAATCTTCTATAGAAATCTAACCCATCTGCACCTCCGATTAGTGCGCGGATGGGTTCGTGGTCTTTTACAACGGTGGAAAGTGTTTCAATTTCATAATCGGGAATATAAGGGGGGTTTGAGACAACAATGTCTACTTTCTTTTTTCGGTCAATTAATGGCCCTAGTAAGTCCCCTTCGTAAAATTCGACTTTTGCCCCTAGTTTCTCGGCATTTCCTTTAGCAACTTTAATGGATTCTATCGCTATGTCTACCGTGCTTACGTCAAAATTCAAGTTCTCCAATGCAAGTGTAATTGCAATGGCTCCACTACCGGTTCCAACGTCAACAACTGAAACTTTCTGATCTTTAAACAAAGTCTTTGCTCGCTTTAGTACACCTTCTACTAACTCTTCGGTCTCTGGACGAGGAATCAGAACTTCCTTATTTACTTGAAAAGGTCTTCCATAAAACTCCTCATAGCCAATAATGTATTGTACTGGTAGGCCATTTAAATGCTTTTTAACATCTTCCATAAAATGCTCTACTACTTCAGCATCTAAATCGTCGCGTAGACTTGCTAAAAGTTGTGACCGGTTCATTTTTAAATGATGACATAGCAAAAGCTCCCCAACATTTTCATCACGATTCTCTTCCCGTAAACAAGAAGAAGCCCAGTTTAGGGCTTCATACACTTTAGAAATGTTCTTCATTATTCAGCTTGCTCCATACGTTGTGCTTGGTCTTCCATAATTAATGCATTAAAAACTTCATCTAGCTTTCCTTGAAGGATTTGATCAAGCTTTTGAATCGTTAAACCAATACGGTGGTCAGTTACACGATTTTGCGGGAAGTTATACGTACGAATTCGCTCTGAACGGTCACCAGTACCAACAGCTAACTTACGGTTTTGGTCATACTCGGCTTGAATTTCACTGTTGATTTTATCGTAAACACGCGCACGAAGTACTTTCATCGCTTTTTCTTTGTTTTTGATTTGTGACTTTTCATCCTGACACGTAACAACTGTGTTAGTTGGAATATGTGTTAAACGTACTGCAGACATTGTTGTATTTACACTTTGTCCTCCTGCACCACTTGATGCGTACGTATCAGTACGGATATCCTTCTCGTGAATTTCTACCTCAACCTCTTCAGCTTCAGGTAATACAGCCACTGTTGCCGTAGATGTATGAATACGTCCACCTGATTCCGTTTCAGGTACACGTTGAACGCGGTGGGCACCATTTTCAAATTTTAGCTTTGAATAAGCACCTTTACCTGTGATCATGAAAATAATTTCCTTATATCCACCAACACCAGTTGAGTTGGCATCCATTACTTCTGTTCTCCAGCCTTGTGCTTCAGCATAGCGGCTGTACATACGGTATAGGTCTCCTGCAAATAAGGCAGCTTCGTCTCCACCTGCTGCTCCACGAATCTCCATGATAACGTTTTTGTCATCATTAGGATCTTTCGGTAAAAGAAGAACACGTAGCTTTTCACTTAGTTCTTCTTGCTGAGATTGTAATTCAGATAATTCTTCTTTTACCATCTCACGCATATCAGCATCTAATTTATCATCCAGCATTGCTTTTGCATCATCTAGTTGTTCTTTCACTGTTTTATATTCTCTAAAAGCCATAACAGTGTCTTGTATATCTGATTGTTCTTTAGAATATTCACGTAATTTTGCCGTGTTATTAATAATATCCGGGTCACTTAATAATTGGTTTAGTTTTTCATAGCGAGATTCTACAGCTTCTAAACGATCAAACACAGTTTTCACCTCAATTTTAGTCCATAACATTCTAATTATAGTATAGGTTAACTACAGCGTCAAAGCAAATTCACAATGAACTATCGACATGTTTTTCTACAGCATGTAGTATTCCTTCTTTCTTTGCCGAATACGAACTAGTTTTGTCAGCCATGGAGGATAAAAGATTTAGAAATAGAAACTGTACTATATCTTATTTAGCTAAGAAGAAGAGGAACGTTTTAATTGTTCATGGTATGAAAAAATAAGGAGTGATCAGATTGAATACAACTATTGTCGCTAAGAAGCTTGGGGTTTCAACGAAGAGAATTCATAAGTGGATTAAGCATTTCAATCTATCTTGCAAGAAAAATGAGAATGGGCATTATACCTTTGATGATACTGACTTTGCTTTACTTTCTACCATTTGTGAACAGATGAAACTAGGAGTTCCTCTTACTGAAATGATAATAAGTATACCAAGAAAGGGGATACGAAACGCAGTGACTTCAACAATAACTGATGAGCAGTATACAAGACTGCTTGAGCGCATAGAACGTAATGAACGTAAGATTGAGGATAAAGCTAGCGAAGTGGTTACCTATCAATTGCTTCAGCAACGTCGCGAAATAGAGGAGCTTAATGATAAGATTTCTAAATTGGAAGAAAAGGTACAAGTACTTCAAGTACTTAGTCAAGAGAGAGAAGGGAAAAAGGAAATGCCGCTACTAC
This window contains:
- the prfA gene encoding peptide chain release factor 1, with the translated sequence MFDRLEAVESRYEKLNQLLSDPDIINNTAKLREYSKEQSDIQDTVMAFREYKTVKEQLDDAKAMLDDKLDADMREMVKEELSELQSQQEELSEKLRVLLLPKDPNDDKNVIMEIRGAAGGDEAALFAGDLYRMYSRYAEAQGWRTEVMDANSTGVGGYKEIIFMITGKGAYSKLKFENGAHRVQRVPETESGGRIHTSTATVAVLPEAEEVEVEIHEKDIRTDTYASSGAGGQSVNTTMSAVRLTHIPTNTVVTCQDEKSQIKNKEKAMKVLRARVYDKINSEIQAEYDQNRKLAVGTGDRSERIRTYNFPQNRVTDHRIGLTIQKLDQILQGKLDEVFNALIMEDQAQRMEQAE
- the spoIIR gene encoding stage II sporulation protein R, whose translation is MKKQNAIIIYMLLLLIGANIGIYQEQYSAQAATEPVVIPEEAIRLRILANSDSSKDQELKRKIRDEVNAEITKWVEELTSIDAARQLIKSRINDIEQIVEQTLIEEGIDQAYTVDFQNNVEFPTKLYGNFIYPAGQYEAILITLGEAKGANWWCVLFPPLCFLDFSNGEAVDPQIADEQEKKGQETTTKEEEVKVKFFLVEFFTSLFS
- the prmC gene encoding peptide chain release factor N(5)-glutamine methyltransferase: MKNISKVYEALNWASSCLREENRDENVGELLLCHHLKMNRSQLLASLRDDLDAEVVEHFMEDVKKHLNGLPVQYIIGYEEFYGRPFQVNKEVLIPRPETEELVEGVLKRAKTLFKDQKVSVVDVGTGSGAIAITLALENLNFDVSTVDIAIESIKVAKGNAEKLGAKVEFYEGDLLGPLIDRKKKVDIVVSNPPYIPDYEIETLSTVVKDHEPIRALIGGADGLDFYRRFMDEIPQVLKDRGLIAFEVGVGQGQLVADLLTTTFPSAKVEVANDINGKDRMVFAEIGF
- a CDS encoding MerR family transcriptional regulator, whose translation is MNTTIVAKKLGVSTKRIHKWIKHFNLSCKKNENGHYTFDDTDFALLSTICEQMKLGVPLTEMIISIPRKGIRNAVTSTITDEQYTRLLERIERNERKIEDKASEVVTYQLLQQRREIEELNDKISKLEEKVQVLQVLSQEREGKKEMPLLLDDGPRKLKKPAKRRGIVSLFL